Genomic window (Capsicum annuum cultivar UCD-10X-F1 chromosome 10, UCD10Xv1.1, whole genome shotgun sequence):
ACAATATATTATAATACATACTACAATGCAATACAATAATATTGTAATACATTACTATTTGTAATAATCGTCCAAAAAAGATGTAGAAGTTTGATTAAATATCTcaacttttaaaataaatgagTATAAattacacaacttatatttttaatattacaaaaaatttcaactccctaaacatattacaaaaatcccaacatatacacaaaatgttacatatatgtcggctatattatgtatattgatagggagagagagtaaactaattaaaaaaggaagagagtgtaattactccccaaagatttgatatttatgttatttatatttatttatttttttacttctcAAAAATTTGTTCAAATGGACTACTATTGTTTAGGCAACAGactgatagaaaatgtgacatcaaATAACCCAAAGACGGAACATAAAGCTTGCTTTAATATTTGGTTGAAATTATTCtacttattaattttttcaaagaaaaaaacttCCACagaaataaaagatcaaaattaaTTCCTAAATCCAAAATTTAGAAGCAAaactaacaaaaagaaaaagctaAGGAGAATAAttcaaagaagatgaagaggacTTTAATCAAAATCTTTAATGAATGCCTTTGATATTAAAATTCCCATTCCTATCTTTAAGTTAATAATAGTTCGAAAAATAGATTTAGCCATCACATACCTGAAGAATTAACTCTTAACAATTTGACTTGTAACATAACTACATGCTTAACattcatacaacaacaattacAACAGATGTGGTTCTGTACGTGCATTCCCACCCACACACATGGGTTAGCCTCTGACTATATATAGACTCCCTCAATTTCAATTTGTTTATTTGACTTTCTCTTTTTAGCAACTCATTATTTCAATTTACATATGACATATCTAAAATTTCAACATTAAAGGCACTTTGGTATAAattatttcttccattttaatttgtttgacactttttttttaattcatttgaatttatttgactaaatttttttgtttgatttttaaaaaaatgtctcTTTTACATCAAGGATGTGGCCTAGTGGTTTAGTAGAGTTGAATTAAGCACCATGAGATTTGAGGTTTAATTCTCAATATAGACAAACATTGGGTGATTTCTTTTCTATCTATTCTAATCTTTGTAGACAAGTTACCTGATAATTGTTGCTGGTGGGAGATGGTAGGTatctcgtggaattagtcgaAGTACGTACAAGCTGATTCAGATACTACAGTTATAAAAAAAAgatgctttcttttctttttaacaactttataattttaattttctatttaataTGTTGAGATctcaaaattaagaaatattttaatacatttgacatatcttttaaTATACACAAGATTCAAgtctttgttattttcttaaacttttcaTCAAGTTaaaatagatcaaataaataaaaataaaagaaataatattttaaatttaatattataaaaatttaaattttattttatttttaaaaatttcatataaaattaaaatcacataaataaatttaaaaaaaagacacATCGTACCAAATATCCACAATAACCTTTGACTAGATCGTGTACACGCATAACAAATccactaaaaaaatataaacgtCAAatcaataattattattattatattatattaatataaaataatatataatatatattttaaattctgaATTCGCCTCATGACAGTTATAACTGTCACTTTGCCTAACGGCTAACTTTTAACAATAGCATAAAACAAGGGCAGCAGAACCTCTTTCCTACTCTTGGCACGTGGTCAACCCTCAGTTCGACAATTCACGGCACTTTAATCGTTTAGCACAAATTAATACTTTTACTTTAAACCCCTTAATAAATGTTGTTGAACACTGGTTTATTAACACATATAAGTAgaattaaaataacaataaaaataaattaatttctccatttttaaagacttaatatattttatttatatttttttaaaaaataattaaaaaataacttgactaaattatttttatgtattattctttttaatttaatatttttttcctagaTTATACTAAGAATAAAGATGATAGGTATTGTGGATCTAAGTTGTTcgaattttctaaaaatattatcgtatttatattagattttttaaaattatgttacTTTTAAAGGATCTAACATAcatttaatgatatttttgaagagttcaaataattttattaaactaTCTATTTATATAAAAATGACGAGTATTtaaaaacggagggagtaatatgcTTTTTAAAGATGACAAGTATTTAGAAAAGGAGGGAGCATGGTTTTTTAACAATTTGCCgagaaaaaaaagttttatcGGTTCAATGACTTTATATCAGTCCATGTATAATGCCTTTCTGAGTTTCAGTTTAGCTTCTTTCCTAGTTTTTCTAACCATAGTTAAACAGTATATCTCTCTTCCATTCTATGAGATCTCCCATCAAAGATCCATTTTTCAGGTGAGTAAAATTCAGCTGAGTTTTCTACACTTCTTCGACCAGTTAtatatgcaattttttttattctagacATCATGAAATTGAAGGACAAAATTGGATTTTTGAGGTCAGATTTTATTGTTTCTGTCGGTTGGATGAAATTTTCACTGATCAAGACTGAATTTTTGCTAATCATTTCTTGAATTTGACAAGAAGAAAATGagatttcttgatttgttgttgaaTCTACATTCTGGTTTTGGTCTTTGGGGATCTGTTATAAAACGAATCATTTGATGTAAATTCACAAATTTGAATGCAAGTGCTAATCAATTAGTATGTTTTTTTGTAGAATTTTATGATGTTATGTTTATCTTGTTcctatgattttttaattttttttcaatctgGGTCATTTCAtctttgattgtttttttttttttgcaggataatttggtaaaataaaattgGTACCGTAGAATTAATAAACTTATCCAAGTCCTGCATCTTTTTCTATGCTGGAAATGATTGAGTTTTCTCATAAGAAATTTTTTCTGtcaaattgaataaataaaaaggggaaaaagattGGGTTTTTACCAGTTTCCAGAGCTGCAGAATGGACTCATGGATCCCAGCAACACCGGGGAATCCAGGATTTGTGAAATCTCCACCAATTTGCAGTGACAGGCAGGAAAATCAGCAAGGTCAAGTGGATTGGTCAGATTTGCAAAGAAAACAAGCACTGGGACATACGGCTGGCGCCACCGGGGAAGCACAGAATGCGGCAGCATACTGTGGTTCAACAAGTTCAGTGACAGTAGATCAGTGCTTCATTACCTCGGAAGCAGCAGTGGGAGCAAAGTCCAAAATGGATGGAGGTGGAATAAATATGTACAATAACTTCCCTAGTGATAATGTAGACATGTGGAGCAATGTGTCTTTTGGAGATCTGTTGATGATGGCACAGGCTGGTGGCACCACGCCAGCAGATGAAACAGCGAATAGAGTGAAGAGTTCTTTCAACCCATTCCTGAATTCTGAGAATGCAGGTAGACAAATGAAGTATTTGTTGATTCATTCGTCATTATTAATTGTAATGATCCTACTGCTTGGAGGACTTCAGATAACGATAACGATAACTGCAATTCATGTATATGTCAAGAGTTTCTTTTACCTGCCTCATTGACACAACTACGCAACAGTGTCTTCATGCATTGTAAACCTGCAAACTGTTTGACAATGAAATATAACAAGTTTAGTGTCATTCTTTGGTAATTTGAAACTTACATCTACTAACAATTTGAATGCACAGCATGCACGGATTGCTCGTGTCGAGTAGAACAACCCTGTGAATACTCAATGAAGTTACAATTTGGATTAAAAATAGTGTATCCTAGAACAAAATCAGAGTGGAAACAAAAGGGATCACATACAAGATCAGTTATACAGTGTTTTCTCTGTGATTGAGTGTTCTTCTGTTCCTATTGTTATCTACAAGTAATTGCATATTCGACATGTAGCACGCGCTTCAACATATTGTGTTTCAGTTTCATTTCCATGAAAAACAATTTGGCTAAGCGTCAAACAGTATCATGGTTTTGCAGACATGTCAAAATCATAAGAAGTTTGTTTCTTCAGTTTGGGATTATTACCTTGATAAACTACATAAGTGAATTCATCATGCAGGTGAAAGCTCTATTTTTTCCAGCTTCCCTTTCAACTTGAATACACCATCAAGAATGACGGATGCAGCCTTGAGCGGAAACATCCCTTTCCAGTTCGAACCAGTAACACCAAGTCTGATCAAGAGTAAAGGGCAAGCATCTAATGCATCAAACCTAGATAATAATGTGACAACAGCAGCAAGAGTTGGACAGCCGAATGAGGATACAATAAAGAGAGCTGAAGCAAATGAACTCCAACAGAATAAAGATCAGTCAGAGCTGATCCTGAATCAATCACAATTGCAGGAGTATCACAAGCCAGAGAAGGAAGGCAAACAGGATAGTGAACTGAATAATACACCAGAGCAAAAACCAAGAAGAAGAAAGCACAGGCCCAAAGTGGTTGTAGAAGGCAAACCTAAAAGGACTCCAAAACCAAGAACACCAAAGCAACCTGGTTCAGAagagacaaaaaaagaaaagaggaagTATGTCCGAAGAAACAAGATTGGCGGGCCTGCAGCCACTTCTGCAGAGGAGGTAAACCATACAATTTGTCACGAGGGAAAGCCACCTAGTTCCCAAAAAAATCCAACAGCAAAAAGGAAGTATGTCAGAAGAAATCAAGTGAACAAGAGCACAGAAAAACCCTCTGAAGATGGAAGCAGTGGAACAATTGGCAGACCTACAGCCACTCCTGCAGAAGAGGCAAACAATACAATTTGTCACGAGGGAAAGCCTCCTAGTTCCGAAGAAACTCCAACAGCAAAGAGgaatgttagaagaaatcaagcTAACAAGAGCACAGGAAAACCCTCTGGAGAGGGAAGCAGCGGAACAACTGATCCTACAGAACTTTCTCTTTCTAGAAAATCCCGCAAGAGATCGTTGATTTCTGAATTCGACAGCTTAGCAAGTGATGAGTACAGTCAATCAACGTTGGATTTGCATGCAAATAATTCAGGGTCAACTGCACAATCTGCAGAGTCTGTACAGCTTGGACAAGGTAAAGAAGCAACAAGTGAAGAGACAAAGGTGGGCATAACTTATAACATCACCTGCACCCTGAACCAGGAGGTGAGAAATTACTTGTCTCTGCCTAGAACGCAGTACCCTGGTCCTCCCACTCCGGACAAGGTTGGCTGGAATCATGACAAAGTCATGGTTGGTACTCAAAATGAAAGCACAAGTGGAAATAGCAGAATCATTTGTTCAGATTTAACTTATGATAAACAGGCACGCATACTACAAATGACACCACAGAGACCAAATTGTTCCAACTGCAGCAGCAGTGCATGCTTGCCACATGGGAAAGGCTTGAAAAGACAGCACTCATGTAGATCTGATGAAGCACAATTATACGGCATAAATGCCAGAGGAGCATATTTCAATTCTATGCAGGCTTATCAACCAATCCTTCCAGCAAATAAACCTGATGTTTATAGTAATGTAGGCATGCATTTTCCTGCTATTTACAAGAAAAAGAGACCAGAAAAGGGCCACAGCTCAACATCATCTTACATTAAGCTCTTTACTGGGGAAACTAACTATGTGCCTTCCTCTCAGTGCAATTTCCGTGGTTCCCCTAGCAACAATTCTGCAACCAATATAGGCATTAATGGAATGTGGTATTCCAATGTTATGCCAGCATTTGTCGAAGCAGAGAGGTTAAGGAGGAGATCAAACGGCGCAGCTCAAGTACAAGAATTTGCTTCTCTACATGAAATTTACAAACAATTTCCAACATCTACATCCAAAGAAGCAACAAAATATGGAATTGGAGAAAGATATAAAACTTCAAATCTGTCCAGTGCATGCATGGGAGCTCCAATTGCAGATGCCCCAACAGCAATGAAGACAAAAAGGCGGTCAAACAAGAGCATCCTTGTCAGCTCTGCAGCTTTCGACATGCATACCCATCAACATTTCAGAAAAAATGCAAGGGGTACTTAAAGGCATATACTTAAAACTATCAATAAAATCATAACTCTTTACTTGCTAACAACATTGAATGCAGGTTCTCTGCCAGCTTTAACATGGAGAGGCATGTCTCCAATCAATGAAATTGCAGAACGCTTGCGGCATCTTGATTTAAATAGAGAAGGCAGCCAAAATCAAGGTCAATATGGAATCATCAACTACCGCACCAAGTTACAAAGGGAGAGTGCCCTTGTTCTTTATCAAAGAGATGGAAGTATTGTCCCTTTTGGAGGTTCATTAGTTAGGAAACGCAAACCGCGTGCAAAAGTTGATATTGACGATGAGACTGATAGGGTATGGAAGCTTTTGCTGCAAGATATAAACAGTGAAGGAATTGATGGAACAGACGAAGAAAAGGCAAAATGGTGGGATGAAGAACGTAGAGTGTTTAATAGTAGAGCAGACTCATTTATTGCACGCATGCGTCTTGTCCAAGGTAATTGTGCAAAGTCTTCGACCTTTCCTAGTGGCTAACGCAAACCTAGCTAGAAGTAAATATTGCTAGTTTAAATAAGATAAGATGGCTATGCTAGTATCTTCAACCTATGACTCACTATCTGGTAATAGAAACAATTGAAAAGTAGAGGTATCAACTAAATGTTTATCTTGCACACCAAGATTCCATGTACCCTTACTATTTTTTCCATAGGAATACTTTTGGAGTTTCAACATGccatattaaaagaaaaatgaatgtAAGTGACCTGTTTACTCCATtgtaaaaccatgaattttagggATAGGTTATCAAACATGGCTGAAGTATCACTCTATATACAGTCGGTTGTATATGGTATCTACATGTTGTGTATATGTATAGATATGTATATTACATGTATAGATAtgtatattgtatttatattcgaAGAAAGTATACACTACCTATACACACTACATATTTTGTAAACTTGGGCTGTAATTTCTctagattttattttatctttttttcttttggcgAGTCAGGAGACCGGCGCTTCTCACCTTGGAAGGGATCTGTTGTGGACTCCGTTGTTGGGGTATATCTTACACAGAATGTTTCAGATCACCTTTCTAGGTTAGCTGAAACTATGAACTTCTACAGTTTTGGATTTTTCCGTCTTCCAGCACATTCCTAAACATTCAAAGATGGAGTGCCAACAAATTTCTTAGCCCACTTTTGTCCCTAAAACTACTTACTTTATCCTCTTTACAGTTCTACTTACTTTATCCTCTTTACAGTTCTGCATTCATGTCACTCGCTGCTCACTTTCCTCTGAAGACAGACAGTAATCAGAAGCATGAAGGAAACACGGGTATTATAATTGAAGAACCCGAAGAGTGTGCAACAAAGCCCAATGTTTCTATCAGATGGTATGAAGATCAACCAAACCGATCAACCGGTTGTCAGGATTCTTCAGGAGTCTACAACACAGATTCAAGTGAAGAAAAAGCAGCTGTCAATGGCTCTGAATCAAGTGCTAATAGCACCCAATGCATTAAGTCAGCAGAATGTTCTGTAATCCTGCAATCAGATTCTTCTAGAGAAGGCTCAGATCTGTATCATGAATCAACAGTTATGGGTTTCCAAGATCGAAAAGAATTGAATGATTTGCCTTCTTCCCCGAGTTCCGTAGTTTCTTCTGAGAACTCAGCAGTTATTCAATCTTCAGAAGGGACTGACTCGAGCAACTTTTGCAGCTCCACTTCTTTTTTGAAGCTATTACATATGGCAGGAACTTCAGGAGCACAAGGAACCAGGTGCACTGAACATTCACAAGAAGGTGAAAACTTTCCATTACTTGGCAAAGAACTTAGTGCACCGAAACTAAGTGGACTGTCGGCAGAATCTGTACATTCAGCACTCTATGCAATGAACCCTCAAAATAAGTTGGACATAGAGACAGTTAATGATGCAGAAGTCAATGTTGACCTACAATTTCAAACTGAAGATAGCAATTGTAGTGTCCAGCAAGTTACAGAAGCCACAGCCTTTTCAGAAACCATTGCAGATGTCACAGAAAGGGCCAGCGTAGTTTTTGATTCATGTAAGTCTGAGCAAAGAGTTTTGGAGTCAAACTTGAAAAATGACAGTAGTCATGTTTCTAGCAAAGTAGACAAAGTAAATGACAATCCCTCTAAAGCAAAAAGCGGACGGCCTGGGAAGGAAAAAGAGAACATTGATTGGGACAGCTTACGGTTACAAGCCCAGGCAAACGGCAAGAAAAGAGAAAGGACAAAAAACACAATGGATTCACTGGACTATGAAGCAGTGAGGCGTGCAAATGTCAATGAAGTAGCCCACACAATTAGAGAACGAGGAATGAACAACAAGCTGGCAGAGAGAATCAAGGTATGCACATGAGCATTGCATTGCATTACTTTTTCTCGCAATATCTGAGGACCAGAGAACATCTGTAAGCCCGCCCATTGTAATAAGCTTCTGCTATGTGTGGGTCCGCATGAGGGCCGAACCACCTTGGATCTATTGTACACAACCTTCCCTTGCATATTATAGAACATATACATCTACGGTATTTATTTTGCCTGAAATCCTCACGATTGctctattgaaaaaaataaacttgCTGTTGCAGGCTTTTCTTGACCGGATTGTCAGTGACCATGGAAGCATTGATCTTGAATGGCTGAGAGATGTTCCACCAGACAAAGCAAAGTAAGCCAGCAATTATTCCAAATAATCCCTCTTGTATAAACTATAACAAATTTCAAATGTCTGGTTTCAGAGAGTATCTACTGAGCATAAGGGGCTTGGGTCTAAAGAGCGTGGAGTGTGTGAGACTTTTAACACTTCACCACCTTGCTTTCCCTGTAAGACCTAAAACCAATTTTGGAAGAGTTAAATTTATGAGAAATAACCATTCAATCACACTAATATCTGTGTTCTGCAACAAGGTTGACGTAAATGTAGGGCGTATAGCTGTCAGACTAGGATGGGTGCCCCTGCAGCCGTTGCCTGAGTCACTACAGTTGCATCTTCTGGAACTGTGGGTACTCCTAGCTCTAAATCTCTAATTGTGTACATAGTGCAAGGCTAACTCTGTGGTATTCCTACAGGTACCCAATACTGGAGTCAATTCAGCAGTACCTCTGGCCACGTCTCTGCAAGCTTGACCAAAAAACATTGTAAGTAGCATCTACGCTCTGAGTTGTAACTAAAAGTAAGTAATCCAGTAACAATCGTTTTGATAATATCAAATGATAAAGTATTGTTTACTTGTACTAAGATTGCTTAGAAaccattttcttttcttccaaTCAGTAATGGTTCATTAATTTAAGATCTTACTTTCAGATATGAGTTACATTATCATATGATCACCTTTGGGAAGGTATGTCAATACTATTAGATGATATCTCCTAGAAGTAGTAGATATCTGCAATCAAAGGCTAAAGCCACTCTCACACCTCTTGTAGGTCTTCTGCACAAAAAGCAAACCCAATTGCAATGCATGCCCTCTGAGAGGAGAATGCAGACACTTTGCAAGTGCATTTGCAAGGTTAGCATATTACTATTTATACTTTCTGCAGCTAAAATACTTCTGTCTAGTTTGTCCAATTATCTTGTTTACATAAATTATTCTACTCAAACCCAAAGGACCATAGTTCTACTATGTttttggtatgaaaaatttaCTATATGGCAGTGAATCGCTTGTCTGTTTCAAGCTAACCCaccaatatataaaatataaccaTGACATGTTACAGAGAACTAAATTTCAGTCActgataaaaaaatttcatgaaaaatttagATGCACCCATTTCTGAGATAGCTTCTTAAGTTAACCAGCTTATTGGTGATATCCATACTGCAAGCACATTAACTGAGAAAATAAGACTCAAATGCTATTTTATCTGTTTAAATATTTAGATACATTGTACTTCATAAACTGGGCCTTATAAAGATGCCTTATTCAGTGCAAGGCTTGCCCTTCCTGCACCGGAAGAGAAAAGCATTGTGCAGGCAACAGAAGACAAAGCTGCTAATGACAATCCAAGGGAAAACTTTACTCACCTGCCTCTGCCATTACCTCCGGGTAATCAACAACCATTTGAGCATCAGAAATTGATCGATTCAGCTCCTATTATTGAAGTGCCAGCAACACCAGAGCCCATTGTTGAAGTTCCTACCACGCCTGAGCAAGAGCAAATACAAGCACCAGAAATCGACATAGAGGACTTTGAAGACCCTAATGAAATTCCTATGATTGAATTGAATATGACAGAGTTCACTCAGAATGTAAAGAAGTATGTGGAGAAAAACATGCAGCTTCATCAGGTAGAAATGTCGAATGCCTTGGTAGCCTTAACTTCAGAAGCTGCATCAATTCCCACGCCTAAACTTAAGAATGTTAGCCGGCTCAGAACTGAACATCAAGTGTAAGTAATCTTGATTTTACatcataaaaatagaattatgttgcCAAAAAAGCACCCAACTGTCAAGGATAGACTGTACTTTTCAAGGTAATACAATATTTAAGGAACTTTTATACTAACTATCAATTGTTTTTCCACCTACAGCTATGAACTTCCAGATTCTCATCCTCTTTTGGAAGGGGTTAGTGATACCGTATAGTTTTATGTCCAACATAAAACAGCAATCAAGCAGATATAAAAACTAATCCTCCAAAGAATTGCATGTTTTATTTTGCAGATGGACAAAAGAGAACCAGATGATCCTTCTTCCTATCTTCTTGCTATTTGGACACCAGGTACGATCACAAGAACTGTAATGCATATGgaagaaatttttttgttttttggaaGGCTTCCTACCACTATATCTCTAGTAACTTGGAAATAAATGAATTAGCTAGGCCATGCTTGAGGAACTATTGATATAACTATCGCATTGGTAAATATAGGGTAGAAAATCTCAGTGTTCTTTCGTATCCCCATTTCAGCACTGACTGTTTTACCGCTTGTATCAAATTCATATCAGGTGAAACAGCAAATTCTATGCAACCTCCAGAAACTCAGTGCAACTCTCAAGAATCTGGCAAACTATGTGAAAATGAGACTTGTTCCTCATGCAACAGTATACGTGAAGCACATTCTCAAATAGTAAGAGGGACTATTCTGGTAAGAAAATCTTTAGAGACTCCAAAAGTGGTCATTCATATGAATAAACGGCCAAAAAGATACATACGGTTTGCTTAATCATTGTTCTTGTCAATAGATACCATGTCGAACAGCTACGAGAGGAAGCTTTCCACTCAATGGTACATACTTTCAGGTCAATGAGGTGAATATAACCAACTTTTAGTTCATTTACAGTTTCACACGTCAAAGACTAGCTTTCACGTCAAATATTGTGGTTTTCATTGGTAGAAATTACTTTTCAGGTGTTCGCTGACCATGATTCCAGCCTTAATCCAATCAATGTCCCAAGGGATTGGCTGTGGAATCTCCCACGACGGACTGTCTACTTTGGAACCTCAATACCCACGATATTCAAAGGTGAAAGAATCACTAAACTGATGAAACCTCATTTAGAAAGTTTTGGGAGTAAAATAACATTGAATTCTGTTATGTTCATCAGGCCTAAACACAGAAAGTATCCAACACTGCTTTTGGAGAGGTATGTAATGGAAAATccttcattttttatcttttgagAATGAAAATCCTTCAGTTTTTAGCAGTGAAAAACTTGCTTCTTATCTATTTCAACAAAGTAAATCCCTGAAAATCACGTGGGTTAAACTAGCTTTATGTTGAGATGTCATACTGTTAAACACAGAAAAAATGGATCACAGCTATTCTGTTTAAAATTTGGCATGCCATTGTcagaatttaaaatgaaaagaagCACCAGAAACCTAGGAAACTAGGATTATATAATCACTCAGCGCCAGAAGCAAACCTAAAACTTAGGGGACAAGGATCAACACGCTCACCTTTGTTGAGAATCCTGTTTATTTTCTGTTTGCCTTCTACCTCTCACAACATTGAGTCCGCCAGCCCCAACCTTCACCAATCTAATCcctaagaaagaaaataaaagagtccCTACTTCTCGGGGCTAGAATATACAATAGTTGTACTTTTAGCTTAGGACTGCGGTAGTCTTCACTGACAGTGTATGTTGTTCTATTCTTTGTCTAATTCATATGATGATTGATTTTCATGCAAAAATGGCTTCTTTACACTCTATGAACAAGaattttgttttcaaatttatcttttcaattgAAGTTTGAGACTCCCTTTGCACAACATGCATTCTTAGGACTCCTTTCAAATAAATTCACCACGTAAGATCTATTTGAAAAAAGACATTGGTTTTGAACATATGTTACAAAAAAGGTCTGGGGTAAGTACTAAGAGCatacaataatagtaaaaatGCCGTGGCCTAGTAGTTCAATGAAGTGGCTTGAGCACTTTGAGGTCTCAGAACAGAGACAAGTACCGGATGATTTCTTCTggtctgttctagccttggtggacagagttatcttgttggtgggaggtggcaagtatcccgtggaattagtcgaggtgcgcaaaAGT
Coding sequences:
- the LOC107843637 gene encoding DNA glycosylase/AP lyase ROS1 translates to MDSWIPATPGNPGFVKSPPICSDRQENQQGQVDWSDLQRKQALGHTAGATGEAQNAAAYCGSTSSVTVDQCFITSEAAVGAKSKMDGGGINMYNNFPSDNVDMWSNVSFGDLLMMAQAGGTTPADETANRVKSSFNPFLNSENAGESSIFSSFPFNLNTPSRMTDAALSGNIPFQFEPVTPSLIKSKGQASNASNLDNNVTTAARVGQPNEDTIKRAEANELQQNKDQSELILNQSQLQEYHKPEKEGKQDSELNNTPEQKPRRRKHRPKVVVEGKPKRTPKPRTPKQPGSEETKKEKRKYVRRNKIGGPAATSAEEVNHTICHEGKPPSSQKNPTAKRKYVRRNQVNKSTEKPSEDGSSGTIGRPTATPAEEANNTICHEGKPPSSEETPTAKRNVRRNQANKSTGKPSGEGSSGTTDPTELSLSRKSRKRSLISEFDSLASDEYSQSTLDLHANNSGSTAQSAESVQLGQGKEATSEETKVGITYNITCTLNQEVRNYLSLPRTQYPGPPTPDKVGWNHDKVMVGTQNESTSGNSRIICSDLTYDKQARILQMTPQRPNCSNCSSSACLPHGKGLKRQHSCRSDEAQLYGINARGAYFNSMQAYQPILPANKPDVYSNVGMHFPAIYKKKRPEKGHSSTSSYIKLFTGETNYVPSSQCNFRGSPSNNSATNIGINGMWYSNVMPAFVEAERLRRRSNGAAQVQEFASLHEIYKQFPTSTSKEATKYGIGERYKTSNLSSACMGAPIADAPTAMKTKRRSNKSILVSSAAFDMHTHQHFRKNARGSLPALTWRGMSPINEIAERLRHLDLNREGSQNQGQYGIINYRTKLQRESALVLYQRDGSIVPFGGSLVRKRKPRAKVDIDDETDRVWKLLLQDINSEGIDGTDEEKAKWWDEERRVFNSRADSFIARMRLVQGDRRFSPWKGSVVDSVVGVYLTQNVSDHLSSSAFMSLAAHFPLKTDSNQKHEGNTGIIIEEPEECATKPNVSIRWYEDQPNRSTGCQDSSGVYNTDSSEEKAAVNGSESSANSTQCIKSAECSVILQSDSSREGSDLYHESTVMGFQDRKELNDLPSSPSSVVSSENSAVIQSSEGTDSSNFCSSTSFLKLLHMAGTSGAQGTRCTEHSQEGENFPLLGKELSAPKLSGLSAESVHSALYAMNPQNKLDIETVNDAEVNVDLQFQTEDSNCSVQQVTEATAFSETIADVTERASVVFDSCKSEQRVLESNLKNDSSHVSSKVDKVNDNPSKAKSGRPGKEKENIDWDSLRLQAQANGKKRERTKNTMDSLDYEAVRRANVNEVAHTIRERGMNNKLAERIKAFLDRIVSDHGSIDLEWLRDVPPDKAKEYLLSIRGLGLKSVECVRLLTLHHLAFPVDVNVGRIAVRLGWVPLQPLPESLQLHLLELYPILESIQQYLWPRLCKLDQKTLYELHYHMITFGKVFCTKSKPNCNACPLRGECRHFASAFASARLALPAPEEKSIVQATEDKAANDNPRENFTHLPLPLPPGNQQPFEHQKLIDSAPIIEVPATPEPIVEVPTTPEQEQIQAPEIDIEDFEDPNEIPMIELNMTEFTQNVKKYVEKNMQLHQVEMSNALVALTSEAASIPTPKLKNVSRLRTEHQVYELPDSHPLLEGMDKREPDDPSSYLLAIWTPGETANSMQPPETQCNSQESGKLCENETCSSCNSIREAHSQIVRGTILIPCRTATRGSFPLNGTYFQVNEVFADHDSSLNPINVPRDWLWNLPRRTVYFGTSIPTIFKGLNTESIQHCFWRGFVCVRGFDQKTRAPRPLLARFHFPASKLKTNGKTNEDKGVAS